The proteins below are encoded in one region of Reichenbachiella sp. 5M10:
- the pxpB gene encoding 5-oxoprolinase subunit PxpB: protein MELIDVIRYGDSALLVQFEQKVEVRINRAVHALNQWLLQQEIIGVQGTIPAYCSLTVCFDPTLISFAEMSQRIVSWSYEDPSTPETNRVVRIPVCYEEEYAMDMSWVEHYTRRTKQEIIDDHTHAIYHTYMIGFLPGFPYLGKLPETLQVPRHSEPRLKVPRGAVGLAGDQTGIYPCAAPGGWQIIGQTPIPLFDGVSGKGALLQAGDRVQFFAVSPQVYRMIARDIESGNFNLKSLYVW, encoded by the coding sequence ATGGAGTTGATCGATGTGATACGATACGGTGATTCGGCGCTACTGGTGCAGTTTGAACAAAAAGTGGAGGTGAGGATCAATAGGGCAGTTCATGCGCTAAATCAATGGCTGCTACAGCAAGAGATTATAGGTGTACAAGGGACAATTCCCGCTTATTGTTCGTTGACAGTATGTTTTGATCCGACGTTGATTTCCTTTGCGGAGATGAGTCAACGAATAGTATCTTGGTCATACGAGGACCCGTCGACTCCTGAAACAAATCGAGTGGTGCGGATTCCTGTTTGCTATGAAGAAGAATATGCGATGGATATGTCTTGGGTGGAGCATTATACCCGACGGACCAAACAAGAAATCATAGACGATCATACCCACGCGATCTATCACACCTACATGATTGGTTTTTTGCCAGGATTTCCTTATTTGGGGAAATTGCCCGAGACTCTTCAAGTGCCTCGGCATTCCGAGCCGAGGCTCAAAGTACCTCGTGGCGCGGTAGGTTTGGCAGGGGATCAGACAGGTATTTACCCTTGTGCTGCGCCAGGAGGCTGGCAGATCATTGGGCAGACGCCTATTCCTCTTTTTGACGGAGTGTCGGGCAAGGGAGCTCTACTACAGGCAGGAGATCGAGTGCAATTTTTTGCAGTGAGCCCACAGGTATACCGTATGATTGCCAGAGATATAGAGTCAGGTAATTTCAATTTAAAGTCACTTTATGTCTGGTAA